ttagatattatacacaaaatcagttcttcttacatggttcaaagaatacagccaagttctgtggaatccttacatgtttgaagtcaatgacctacgaggaaggtatgttattatacaaaaatcatgcatatgaaaatcaaattgtataataataattatatatttatatgcaagttcttgcaaatgaatcagagtaagataaatcacaccggtgatatgtataaactattgagactatggaaaaagaggtttatggacaagcttttcaaacctcaacagttaaggatttgtatagacatcgagccattctcactcccacaaatgatgaagttgataaaataaatgattacatgctttcgcagttgccaggtaacatgttttgtgtttactcttatgttcCAGTAAAATTTTACATGTTACTCaagtaaatgatttatatatgtttctatctcagtgacgtctataccgtaaaatcagcaccaccaaaattaaacacaaaaaaaaacacacaaaatccaaattccaaactatatttatatactttctaatattttcgaaaaattgctgatctaaccatctcatcccgcgcaaggcgcgggttactACCTAGTATCCATGTTATCCGTAAAACTGATAACAACACAAACCATCTCTTGGTCACGTCAGCATGCGTTGGTCTTATCTCAAAGATAAACTTGAAATCTTTGTGTCATAAACATCTCCTCCATTATAAAACCTACCACATAAGTCCAGAGAGATCCTTAAATACAACTTACTTACACTGAAACCGTTTCGAATCACCAATTAAACTTcataaattcattaaaaaaaagagttttgtttTCGCAGGAAAGAAACCATCTCAGAATCGAATGAGATCATCGCTTTTAGACGAAGACTGCTGCTTCTTCGGGTCATCAGTTGAAGAAGAATCACCATCACCGCCGCTTTTCTTGCCAAATATCATCTCATCAAGATCATCCATCATGTCATCCCCACTCCCACCACCTCCATGGACCCCACCTCGTGCAATCGATGGTTTTCTAATCAGAGATTCTTCTTTCCCATGATCTGAAGAGTCATCAGGCTCTTCAGCAACAGGAATCATGGCTGGTTCTGGTGTGGTTAGCGGTGCTGAGGGCTTGTTCATCTCCTCGTACTTGGACAGTGTTTTCACGAGCTCGTCGTTCACATTCAAGGCTTCAAACAGAAGGGCTTCGTCTTCACCTGCTGTCTCGATGATTCTTTGGACAGTGGTTTGAGACTGACGGCACTGTTGTACAAGTGTCCTGGTTAAGTCATCCTGCAAAACCAGAGAGATTAAATAACTCGGTCAATGAGCAATTTGAACGTACCATGTTGTCCATTGTCTACATTAAAGTGTCAGGAAATGATGCCTACTAATTTTACAAGTCGATTTACCTGTAAAGCATCTTGTTGAGGCGAAGAGGACAGAACCGTGGAAAGAAGTTCAATGCTGTTTCTTGCTATATCGAAAGCTTCCTTTGTGTCCTCAGCGGTAAAGCTTCTTACAGGAGGATTGTACTGAACATGTTCAGGCTCACGCGCATGCTGAGGAGGATCAGCATTCAATTCTGGTGCTGGAGCTGACCGAGCAGGTGTGAAAATAGGTGCCAAGCTCTCGTTGTCTCGTCCAGGGAAACGGATACCTCTCGCTTTTAAGCTCTATGACATAAAGACAAAAACACCAAGACTTGATTAAATCTATCAAAGCCAAATTAGTCAGAAACAATAGTCATGATCTGTAATACATTCGCTTGACCTGAATTTTCTAAAGGCAAACATGTCATATGCTTACTAGATAAGCAAAGCCAATAAAGTCGTAATACACTTAAACTCAATTAAGAAGTGTAAATGGAGTTTACTGGTCATAGTTTACCTTGTAAGTTTCTTCGAAAACTGGTAGGTAACGGAGTTCACTAGTCGATTCTCCCCAAGCTTCAATCAGCATCAAAGCCTTGTTTCGATTGTTCACAACCGTCTGTGGATCATCAACAAGCTTAACCATTTCATCAAGGACTCTCTCAGCTGCCACCTCCGAGAAGGCCTTCTCGCAGTTCTTAACACAAGTCTCAAGCAAAACCAAGGCAAGGTACTGAATCCTCGGCTGCTTCATCATCATTATCCTCTTCTTTATCCCACGGATCAGATCAACGCTGTTAATAGCCTCCTGATTAATCATGTCGCATATCTCCAAGTTCATATCCCAGTCAGGCTCCTCTAGATTCTCAGAAGTAGCATCCTCGACTATTTTATCGGTCGGGTTCGGACCTTGGAAAAGCTCCTTGACTTTGAAGCTCATCGAGGTCATGCCAGCGGTGATCTTGTTGCTCACTTCAGAACCTCCGATCTTGAGACGCTCGCCGAATGCGGTGACTTTGTCCATGAGATTGTCACTCATCTTTGCTGACTCTTCAAAACCTGTAAAATATGGTACACATCAGCTTACTCATTGGCCAAGACATAGTAAAAGTAACAAGCGATACAGTATCTGcttaattttttgtttgactCGTGCAAAAGGAGCACAAAGTTTAAAACATGAATCTGCACATCTCTCTCCAATGTGCATTAGAATTAACAGTTTGAAAACAGATAAAAGAGTTCTGAGGAGATTCACCCCATAACCAAATACACAAGCACAAGATCAAAAATAGTGAAAGCTTGTAGCTACTTATGTCTACGTAAAAGCACGAGATGCACACGCGTGTGTATAAAAATGATTCTTCTCAGATCTCCTAAAATATGACAGTATCTAATTAGGGCTTGTTGCTGAGAAACCGCAAAATCGATTCAAATAGAGAATTCGAAGAAACCGAAACTTTTGGAATCATCACTGATCATGAAAGACATAAACACGGAAACGCAGCTCATGGCAGCATCTGAGAAAACCCTATAACTAGAGCGATCAACACGAAACAGTACCCCAAAAACTGCGAAATCGCAACTAAatctaaacttttatttattttttatcaccTTTGCTCTGTTAAATAATGATGCGAAGCTCCGAAAATGATGAAACGATCTAGGATCACAAGAATGGAGACTAGAAGAGAGGAAAAACAAACCTAACGACAAGTCAATATCGTTGACGCCGGCCAAATTCTCGAAGGAAGACGTAGAAGAAGAAcgcgtctctctctctctctctctctctctctctctctctcttaaagtGTTTGGTCGCGAGAATAACTGTATCCCCTTCTTTACgctaacattatttttttaaatatatttttcctaatatcatttttttttaatatagagagagaaaaaaccATCTTCATCgccgttctctctctctctcaggaaCTGGTAAAGGTTCTTCGACGCTCTTCTTTCTTTAGACGATTGAAAAACCTGATTGTTCCCTTACTGGTGATTTTAGATTACGTCGAGTTGATCGCTGTTACATAGAACGAGCTTTGGATTCTCTCAGTTGTAATCATATTTGCATCTGGTTTTATTTTGTAGGATATTCGGTTGAGGATGGATTTGACGTGGTTGAGTGCTCTAATCGTTGGAGCTGCACTTGGATTCTGCATTGGCACCACTCGTCGTTCCAAACATCATCCTTCTGTCGTGGCGGCTGCTGTTGATGGAGATGATAGCAAACTGATTCCGAAGAGTCCTCTCGAGATTGAGAAACTCGCTGATATCCTCGATGATTTCAAAATGGTAGTAACTTCACATttgtcactctctctctctctctctctctctctctctctttactgtAGTAGAAACGAACAACACGATTATATGTTgaattgacttttttttttttttttaaatgtgtgtTTTCTTCTCCGTAAGGTTTTGGTAGTGAGGAATGATCTTAAAATGGGTAAAGGCAAGATTGCTGCACAATGCAGGTGACACTGGAGAGTTTCACGCTCTCTGTTTCTCTTTAAGAGCCTTTTTTAGCATTTTTATACTTCATATctggttttgttctttttgcAAGTCATGCAACTTTGGGTTTATACAAAAAGCTTGTTCGTCGAGCTCCAAAAGCATTGGACTGGTATTTCTCCCCAAGTCATTATTACTAAGCCCCCATTTTGTTACTTTAAAAATGGATTGAATTTGACAGTTATTGGTTGCTGTTGCAGTTGGGAGGAGTGTGCACAGCCAAAGGTTGTTGTGAAAATCGAGGGCGAGGATGAGATGCTAGAGTTGCAGGTGTGTTTACTATGTTTGTGATTTGTTACTGTGAAGAAGTTTGATTGGGTAATTTGAGATTTATATTGGACTCAAAGCTTTGGTGCTGTTGCCAAATCAATCTTATACAGCTATgcctatttttttctctttgttctgCCACATAAGGAATTGGAGAGTTCATAGAGTTTTGTCTTATTGTCCTAAAATCTTGTCTTGactgtttacaaaaaaaaaattgacaggAAAGAGCCAAATCCCTTAAACTGCCTACCCATATCACCATCGATGCTGGAAGGACTCAGATCGCTCCAAGTGAGTTTCATAGTCCTTTTGTGTTTGTTAGTTAATCACCACCACGGAATCTCTTGTCAATCGATCTTAGGGTCGTTCTCTGTGAAAATGTGATTCTAATATAGTTCTATGTTCTTTTGCAGATTCAAGGACAGTTATGGCTATTCTTGGTGAGTTGTTATTTCTTTATCCAAGTCATGTGTTTTGAAGATTTAAGACTCTGATGGACAATAGATTAGTTTGAGAGTTGCAAATCACACTTGCCTTATATAACCAAATGTATTAGTTCATTAGTTACTATTCAGACCACCTAGTACTTGTCCGTGACCCTGAATGAAATCTAGAGCTCAAACTCAAATAGTCAAATGGTGACTCAGTTAGAAGAGGCTGTATAGTTCTTGTGGTGTATTTGAATCCATCTGCGCTGTTCTGTGATAGGGAAATAGAGATTCTTCTAGCAAAAATTGTTTATCGTTTAGCATCAACAACAAACTAACACTGAAAAGATGTTACTTCTGCAGGACCAGTCCAAGTTGTTGATGAAGTAACAGGTGGACTGAAGCTTCTTTAACAGCTTCAAATTTCTATGTTACACCTCTTCTTCAATCCAATCTCTCAGATGGATCAAAAAGAAGGGAGAGACGTGAACTCTACCTTCTCTCAGATGTAATCTGTTAACTCATTCCTGATGATGACGAAAAATCCCATTTTTAAGCAATTTTCCCAACTTTTCATGAACATATACAACTTGTGTCTTTGGGATCAGATTGATTAACCAATGGTGGTATAAAtacttgtttcttttcttttgtgttaGAGTTAGCAAGGTCGAGTCTGTTTTGGCAAATTGAGAAAATGGTACGTTCAAATGCCAATCTAGGAGATAGtctttatttgaaaataacaaatgtaCAACATATCATGGAATGAGATTCTATATTCTCATTCTATACCAAAAATCAAGAAGCCAAAACTATACTCATCAACAAAACTTGCTTAAGTTATGCAATCTACATGGGGTATGTCTGTAAGCACAATGCTATTTATCATTTCTTTGTTCCTTCAGGAACGTTCATGAAGTCTGCAGCATCCTTAGTTCACAACCTGTGTGATGTTGAGACCTTTTCAGGTAACATGAAATAGCACTAAGAAAGCAAGTATAAGGAGACACCTAGAGGAAGTAAATAAGAACCTGTTGGGTTAACGATTTCTGGCTGTGTACCTATCCGGCCAGCTTAGTGTTATGGCCGACGTGTGCTTGAAACAGATGCAGATAAAGCTGCCGCGTCACTTTTGTTCATCCAGTTGAGTAGGATCTAAACACTTCAAAAAACGtagcaacaatttttttttactctcaCATCAGAAAGATCTGAATCGAAACTATAATTACTGTTCCAATAAACCATGAACATACCGCTTAAGGTCATGCATAGTGAGAGAGCATCATCACCAGTAACCTTTGCACGAACACATTCCGTTTTTGAAATGATGGAAGCGACTCGAGTCCCTCAATATAATCTCATGATCAATGATTCTCGAGATGTATGTGAATGCAGTATGGCAATCTCCACATACCCTTAAATTCTTAGTAATCCTGATAGCTGCACCTGGAGAAGTTGTTAGAATACCGTATGCAAGAGCTAATTTCTCACTGTGATCGAGAAGTAGATCACCCTTCTCTTCATCGTCTACATCATGCAGAGCAAAGTCTTTCTCAGGAACATAACCCATGTCCTTGATGCGTTGCATATGATCTGAGAGAACTTGGTATATCTCGTTAGCTCGTGGATGTGTTTTATCACCCACAAAGAACGTAGTGGTTCCTTTAATGCCTTCCACCCAACTACAACCAGGTCTTTTGT
The sequence above is drawn from the Raphanus sativus cultivar WK10039 chromosome 7, ASM80110v3, whole genome shotgun sequence genome and encodes:
- the LOC108817749 gene encoding uncharacterized protein LOC108817749, which produces MDLTWLSALIVGAALGFCIGTTRRSKHHPSVVAAAVDGDDSKLIPKSPLEIEKLADILDDFKMVLVVRNDLKMGKGKIAAQCSHATLGLYKKLVRRAPKALDCWEECAQPKVVVKIEGEDEMLELQERAKSLKLPTHITIDAGRTQIAPNSRTVMAILGPVQVVDEVTGGLKLL
- the LOC108817747 gene encoding TOM1-like protein 1, which produces MSDNLMDKVTAFGERLKIGGSEVSNKITAGMTSMSFKVKELFQGPNPTDKIVEDATSENLEEPDWDMNLEICDMINQEAINSVDLIRGIKKRIMMMKQPRIQYLALVLLETCVKNCEKAFSEVAAERVLDEMVKLVDDPQTVVNNRNKALMLIEAWGESTSELRYLPVFEETYKSLKARGIRFPGRDNESLAPIFTPARSAPAPELNADPPQHAREPEHVQYNPPVRSFTAEDTKEAFDIARNSIELLSTVLSSSPQQDALQDDLTRTLVQQCRQSQTTVQRIIETAGEDEALLFEALNVNDELVKTLSKYEEMNKPSAPLTTPEPAMIPVAEEPDDSSDHGKEESLIRKPSIARGGVHGGGGSGDDMMDDLDEMIFGKKSGGDGDSSSTDDPKKQQSSSKSDDLIRF